From Micropterus dolomieu isolate WLL.071019.BEF.003 ecotype Adirondacks linkage group LG06, ASM2129224v1, whole genome shotgun sequence:
ACAGCGCACATCCAGGGGTGCCACAGGAACCCCCTCCGCCTCCACTTCGGCATCTGGCATACcaagacgcacacacacacacacatatacatgaaggcccacacacacatacacacacacacacatacacacacacacacacgcacacacacacacacacacacacacacacacacacttgtgagCAGTGCTGTTTCTAAATCAGGCTGATCTCCATTACATACTCAGTTTCCATTTTCTGACCTACTTAGGCCTTTACAGTACAGCATGTGTGGCAGCCCTGTAGCTAGCTAATTATTTATATCTCTGTAACATTAATGGTGATTCTGGGGATTCCCTCTTATGCAAAAACCTACGGATTTTCATGTCAGATCACACAGAAGCGGCAACTTCTCTGATATGCAGACAGATATAGAGGCAACATTCCACAGAGGAAACCAAACACCTCTGAGGGAGCGTTGTGTCACTTAAAGACACAGCAGAATTGAATGGTTCCCTAccacgtctgtgtgtgtggtgatcTGTGATATGTCGCTTTACTTGAAATATCCATCTTACCTCTGACAAACACATAGGCAGAGTAGGTGTCAAAGCCAGATTTGGTGTTGACGCGCAGGGTGTACATGCCCTCATCTTCCTTGTTGAGGTGGACAAGAGTGAGTGTGGCACGTTCCCCAGACCAGTGGGTGTGAACCCATTTAGAGGGCTTCAGAGGGACAGCTAATGGGAGaagtcaaaaacaaaagacatctGATTGGATACAtattaattaacaattaaacTGAATCACACATGAATGTCAGGGTCAATAAATAGACTGATTGAAtcccaaaacagaaaacaacctgCCTTGACTCTGTATTTCGGTTGCATTTGTCAACTTACAGTTTCTGTACCACACGACTTCAGGCTGATATTTTTTCACAGTGGGATAAACGATGACAGTGCAGCCCACACTCACTGTCTCGCCTTCACTGCCAAAGGCCACTTCGAATTTGTCAAGGATGGTTGTTTCAAAGGTAACGCCATGCTCAGGGCAGAAACCGTCTGCAGAatttaaaaggttaaaaaaatacttttaaaacattaaacctACATTAATTGACTTGGTTGAACTCTTCAGAGCAACAAgctgcaaacacaacactgacatattctgacatatgtatatatatattatggtgaacatgttttttttttctttgtttctttacacatccacctgatgaatgtgcATCCAGCATTAACTCTCCTTTTACCTTTTGGACTCACTTCACTTGCTactcgctaactttgtctgtctgacgTCTGATGATGAGCAAGTAGTATACAGCCATTACAGCCATGGCTAGTATTGGGGTTGATGAAAGAAAGAGCTGAAAGACCGTAAAATGCTCCAGGGAGGGAGAAAATTCTCTAAGTTTGTAACTATGTGCAATGACTTTCACGTTACACAgtcatttctttcatttatatAGAAATCttgattagagcagctttactttttactttttatgtctTATGTGACCGCACTTTTAATTACCctttgtatgtgaaatgtgAATTTTAATATACAAATCAAGCCTGGCCTTccttaaaaactaaaaaatgtgACTCACGTGGTTTTGGATCAAGTGGACCTGCTTCCTCGCCCTCCTGGTACCCTGCGGAGAAGTACAGCGTTTAGCAGCCTTAGATGAATATCAATACCATCCCTGAAGCCATGACCAAAGGACTTTCCTGCAGCCCAACATGAGCTACAGTACAGACACAGTTGTTGGACCACagtgtgtttagtgtttgttgtgttgtgcttACAGAGGTGTTAACCTAAACCTCCACCTCCACTTAAAACTTTGACCTCTAACCAAAAAAGCTGCTGCAGAGAAGGAGgttaataataatctgtggGAAAAGGGTACCTACTTTTGACAACAACAGTGGCCACAGTGGAAGCTTCCCCCTTCACGTTGAGGGCAGAGGCGGTATACTGAGCAGTGTCGATGAAATCACAGCTGAAAATGAAACGTTTAGACATACTGAATTACCTGCACCTCATTTTGCATTTAGCACTCtgcagaatatttttaacataaaGCATACAGCTTGGGGTGGAATGTGTATTTTGGGAACATTTCATTTATTCCAATTGAGGCCAAGCAGAGTGAGATTAATGATTACCTACTTCTTGATCTCCAGGGAGTGCATGTTGTAATTGCTCTCGACTGTGTACTTCTCGGGGTGGGCCTTGGCATCAATGAGCACATTGTTTTTGTACCTTGAAGACAGCAGTAAAGACAGCAGATTTATTTTTACCGTCGTCTTCAGGGTCTGTACCTGCAGAGGAGGgcgtgtgtgttcatgttgcGCCCGTGGAAAATAGATTCGGCTGATGATGAGAGCTTTGGATGGAAACTTCTCTATGACACACaaacccacgcacacacacacacacacacacacacgactgaTTGCTCTCATGATCAGCCTCTTTTCCTTGTGACTCAGAGAAAGGCGGGGACCGGAGAATATGGGGCATATCTTACCAGGCAACCCTGGGTTTAGGCCATCCAGCCACAGTGCAGTGCAGCTTGAGAGTCTTGCCCTCCCAGACAGTCTGTCCACGGGGCTTGACGATGAACTCTGGAGGGTGTGTCAAGCTGTCTGGGTTCATTTTCTTACGGAACTCTGCCCACTCGTCCATCTATAGCAAGAGAGCGAGGCCAGATTGTCACATAAACCACATGAGCGCTTGCAGGCGCCATCTGAGAGATATGATTACTTGAAAATGGACCACAGTCcacaaaggaaataaaaagggGTTACCGTCTTGCTCAGTTCCAGGCGTTCGGCGGATTCCCTAACATGCGTTGCTCTGGTTTTCTTCACCACTTTAACTTCCACAGCCTCCCTGGCCTCCCTGACAAACAGGTTCCTCATGGCCACATAGTTAATCCCCTCCTCCGTAACCTCTTCCTCCCGGGCCTCCATCAGCCCACGAACAGCATCATGACTGGTGATTATACAACAAACCACCAACATGTGAGAGCAGTTTGGCCTTATATACCTTATTTAGTGTCATTAACTGTAACAAAAATGTCCATCATCTATGTTCAGCATCAGTGGTATTGATTACTTATCAATACCACCAGgtaatatcatatatatatatttagcaGCAGTTTCACTCACTTGGCCCTGAATACGGGAATGACATAGCCGATAACTTCCTTGTCCGTGTCCATTGCCAGGTAGGTGCGTTTGGCTCTCTTGGGTAGCGGGCTCAGTTTAACCACCTCCTGCCCCTTCTCTGTCTTCACAGAGGTGTTCAGGCTTAGAGGTAAGAGACAACAATCACAATACTTGCACTACacacaacaaaatacattaTCAGTAGGTCTACATACGATGAAAAGGTCAAAGCCATCAATCAATCCTCCTATTAGTACCTCCTTTGATGTCCATTACAAACACATAAATTAGCCACACCGTGTGTGACATACAACAAAAATACActatttattcctgtttaaGTAACATTAGCTGCAAACTACAATGCCCAGATGTTCTTTTTTgtgaaccttttttttaaaaaatagattTACACCTGCAGTAGGAATGAATAGGCTTGGGGCTAATATACTAAAAGTATTGTGGGATGGACTAACATATTTAtggttttgttcattttgtggttttggttgACACAAGGAAAAATCCTGCCAGTGTTGAATCTTGCAACGAACGCTAAAACTATTTTCATTGCTACAAACTGAATTATGATGGTAATTACTGATTACTATCTATTTAACTGGTTTAGTTctaattaaaaatgaacattttgatCAATTAGATATGTAAGAGGAGCATTACACACTTGCATGTAATTAACTAGTAGTAGATCAAGTGATTTAAATGTAACTTCTACAGTATGCAGCacatgttcacaatgacaaACTCTGATATAAAAGATACCTAAAAGGAATGAAAAGCTAATAAATATGATGCTAAAAATACTAAACATGAATCATACTGCCTGTCTGCATTtctaaaactttaaataaatgtgctaGTTCTAAACATACATATGATTTAGTCCAGTAACTTAGAAATGGAAGATGTATTTCTGTCCACCCTCTAGGACCCTGACCCGTATCACACTCTGACTCATTTACCTATCAGCCTCTGAGGCCTGCCTATTGTCAGCTGGGTCTATAAAAGCTGCCGGAACTGGTGGATATGCAGCAGGGTGGAAGGGTTTACTTTTAAGCCCTGCTTTCACTTGAAATATCTGCAAAGTCTGGCCCAGTCTGTCCATTTGGCCTAGAGGAATAGCGGCATAACATGGCTTTGATAAACTCTATTCCATACAGGCAAGGCGGGATCAAGTCGATGGAAGGGCCtgaacacacagcagagacagatggagagagttTCAAAAGAtttctgcagagtcaagagtttgttttttttgctgactCAACAAGTGTGTTGAAAGGAAATCTTTGGTTAGGtgtaaaagaaagtcaaaggtaCAAAAAGTTTTACTGCTGCTGAAAGCATTTCACTCCAGTCTGAACTGCTGCAGTCTTAAATCTTaagatttaaataataaaagcaCCAATTAGAAACTTTTTAAGCAATTTCAGAAACAAGTAGGATTATTTACAAACTGGTTTCAAATCTTTAAGAATAACATGATTAATAATTTGGGCTAGTGAATGGGCACACCAGCACGCGAGTTTATAAATATTAAACGTCCTAGGAAGCCAGTGTACAACCATTCACAATTTCATGACTCCTATACAGTGTCTTTACAGTTGGCCTAACAGCAACGTCTCATGTCGTGCCTACAGGAATAGCTTGGCTGTCCATGAATACAGCTGGCAGCCCTTCATTACAGCTGAAATTCCTTCAATGACCCCGTTTAGAAACCTATCATGGTTCCAGCATGCACACTGAGCCCTACAGCCTGAAACACAACTCTGACCATACTACATGTTGAGAAGAGTTACTGACACAATGCatgtaatatatatacagtatatacaactCTAAGGTGTGCTGCTTGTAAACATGTTTTGACAGACATTGCCCCTTTCAGACAACACTCACACTAGACTCTGATCAAGCCTCCTTTGATTCGAACACAGAATTTAACACGtaagtaaaattaaatgaaaatctgACCAAACATGAAGTGTTACCACTGTGCTCATGTATAATTACAAACACCTCTACAATTTCTAGTGACATCCTtggttttgcaaatgtttattCCTGCAGCTGACCTGCGGTATAAAGTTCAGACAGGAGAGGGTTAGAgaatctatctctctctgtaacAGTTACAGCTATTTTCATTATTAGTTAATCTGCTGATTagtttctccattaattgattaacTTTCTCATATCAAATATCATATAGCagttaaaaaattatatttcatttaatgtcagagaaaacaaaaaaggcaacCCAAAAATGTTTGCTTGAAAAAGAATTCATTATCAATATTCTTCCTGATTAAAGTTGTTGAACAACTTTGTATTAAGGGACTTATAGTTTCAGCTCTTATAATTGTCTCTGTGTTACTGCATTCGCTGGGATTTacattactgtattttaatATGCTAATACTTAAAGATGCTAATTGGCTTTAGATGGTGCAAATTAAAGCTCTTTCTGTCAAATAAGCACATGAGCACAATACTTTCGCTACGTAGATCTAATAGTTACAAACACTACAACAGCCCAGAGCTGTTGACTCGACTTAAGAATTGGACTACACTCAGACATAAGTAATAAAAATTAGGATTTTTTGCTTTGACTTGATCTTGACCACTTTGAGATTTGACTTAAAATTTGATTCCCTAAATTGATTGACAAAAAACACTCGTCTCTAGTTTTGACCTGAAGAAAAATCTTTGAACAATAAAAAGTACCTAAGTGAATGTCTCACAGGTCTTGCATATCCTCACAGCTAGAATATTCAATAATCAGGAATTTGCATTGTAATGACTCGCTTTAAGCTttgtgacacaaacacaattaacATAGCTTAAATAAGCACTGGTCAAAATTCAGAGACCTGAGAGACTTGACTTTTAGTTTGTATATAAAGACTGAACTTGGCCCAAAAGACTTAAAAACAGGCTTTTCTGCAATTGCCTCAAGAAAACCGTGACATCACTACAAGATGAGCAGAGAGCCGGCACCACCTCACATCACACCGTGATGCATGTCTTTTCTCTCCGCACCAGAGCACCCAAAGCACAGGGTTGAATATTTGAGAGGTCTGCCTGAATGCATTCGCCACTTACGAGGTGATATACGGCAGGTTACATCAAGAGAACCTTGTTTTTTAATATAACAGTTTTCAAATATCAACCATCAGCATCTGCGTCTCTGCCATCCTCTTACCGACGGGTGGTGGTCTTGTAAGTCGAGAACGACTGCTTGCTAACAGACGACTTGCTGCTCAGGTGACAGCTGCTCTCAtagtgatgctgctgctgctcctgctggcGATGATGCCGCTGCTGCTTCTGCATCACTTGTAATGATCCTGACATCCTGAGGGCCACTCCGCCAACTTATAATATCAGACTTCCCTTTTCAGTGTCATGTTGAATAAATACAAGTGTTACTTTACCAGCTCTGTCAATCAAATCTCATTGctattattatatattgattTCTGAATTAGGGGTTAGatcagaggaggagagatggtGATTAGGTTGTAGGGATGGTGGTTGAGACAACCAGTAAATATTACAGTTGTAAagatgacattttgttttgtgtgagcAGCTAAAGCGTTAGCTCTGGTTAAGATCTACATCTACTGTGTTAAATGAAGAAGCAGCAGGAAATAAATAATCGTGGCAGCATAACAGATGAACATTGGTTTAGTTTCTTCAAAGAGAATATGAGAAATTAAATGACAATCCCCTCCACAGGTGGATTTATAAAAGTGATGAACTTCTTTTTATCGaataatctttttgtttttaaatagaaaaaaatccCCTTCACAATATCCTAAAGACAATGTTGACATATtcaaactgcttgttttgttcGACCAAAAGTCCAAAGCCCAAAAGGTATTCAGTTGTCACAGAAAACAAGCAAATATTACCAGAGGAGCTGGAACAACTGAATTCACACCCTATTTGCTTCAAAAAATGAATCGTTTATGGAGACTGTTGCAAAATAATTTTCGATCAATCGACGAATCATTTCACCTCTTGTAGATATTACTCATGTTATACAGCCTGAAAACATGAGCAGCTCCCACTGGGCACAGGCCCATTATCATGTAACCACAGATCAATATGGTAATAATAAGATCTGCAGTTTATGACAATAGACttaaagtgtgttttctgttggtTATGTCCTTGAGGGATACCTACAACAGGCAGTGTTATGTATGCCTCTTCATTTGTAAAGAGCAACTGTAAACTGGACTATAAGCCATGAGGGCACAGAGAGCATAAAGAGTGATAAAAACTTGTTGTTAAATGAATAGATTAGCTCTTATATTAGAAAGACATTTCACTTCAATGAGACATGCGATCTAATCTACAAGGACAAAATAGAAACACTTTAACATAACCATGTTAGTatagaggataataaaaaagattttaattacacattactaaaccaaaaaaaaaaaagaagccatcAGGCCTTACTGGATTTTGACAGAAGATCAACTGACATAAACTATAATATTAGACTTGTTAGTAAAGACAATAGATGTCACTCACCACAACTAAGAATTCACCAATCCAcaataattgaaaataaaagaaagggtGTGCTATTCCAAAAGTAGCTAAAGCAAGTCCAGATCCAGGCAAAGCAGCAGGGTGAGGGGCAGTGGACAGGACGGCAGTCCACAGAACAAAAATAATGCTGCCACTCGGCAGAATGCACAAGACACCGTCAGGACCTTTTAAGGCTGGGACAGCTTTAAATTTAGACCATGAGACCACGACAAGCACCAGGCGAGTTGAGGAGCCTCTGCTAGGCCTGGCCCCCCGCCgtgtacagtagcctaacgttacTTAAGGGGGAAATGTGGGACTTGAAGGTGTGTAATCGATGGTCTTGTTAGTTAGTAGAAGTTGACTGAAGAAGAGCAGCAGTACGTAAGAGGCTGCTATTAACGATATGACACAAATTGTTCCAAAGTATATACAAACTCCCATCGTTTAGACGACGGCAAAAGCCTGAACCAAAACCCTGCCGAACATTTTTAGCCTATCTTAACACGTGCATTCACCGGCGAACTCTAAGGGTAGGGCTGAACCAAAATATCACCTTAAAGCATTTTAAACGTCTCCATTTCGCTAAACCTACAGTTCAGTTTATCAACTTACGTGTTTGTGAACAATATGCAGTCATTCTGCTGTGCAAAGGGGCAAAGCATAGACTACTTGGTCTACACCACAATTAAATATTGAGACATAAATTGATCGCAACAGAATCCACTTTGGATCAAGGCTTTGGGCAATTTACACAGGTTTGTTAGTAACTGCTGCCACCTGGTGGTGGAGTGTGTGAACTACATAATTTGGCGTTTGgacaaatatgaataaaaaacatcaaaataacaGATTCATTTATGTGTGAGAGAATTTAAAACTCCTACACATCTTTGAAGTATCTCCACTTACCACGATTAAACCAACTCAACTGGTCagatgtaaaataaacacactggTCCATATGAAGACAACATGGAATCTTCCAGGCTGCTTCCTGCccggctgtgattggtcagtttgggaacgagaaaataaaacattgatggTTCCTCTTCATCAGCCTGTGGAATCAGCAGACATCTGGTAATAACGCTTGTATTGTCTAAGGTGGGTATTTaatttgctgtgttgtttttattgcctCTAAATCTTGTGCACATAAAGGTAATGTTTTGTCCTGAGACCTGATATTGGTTAGCTCGCGCAAGCTAACCTGGTCAGTCAAGTTATTTATCCAATAGGTCAACATTGGACTAACGTTAGCTCATAAGTGAAACTACCTGGCATATGTGGAGGACGCTGGGCAGCCAAAATATGTAACAACCATGTGGTTACAACCCCAATATAGGTAGTGACTTTCTCAGAACCATAAATATTTCAGGGCCACTTACGTTTGTTCCATTTCTTGTTGTCAGCTAATGTGTGGCAGGCTAACGCTATCATCATTTTCTGTGCAAACCGAATGACAGTTAACAGTAAGCTGGAAAGTAAAACTAATTTAATCGAAATGTCAACAATGTGGTTCTCTTACCAAATTAAATTCACTCTCCTCGCAGTTATCAAAAAGTAAACAGCCAGATTTCCATATAAGTAAATTCAGAACagctttatattttatacatttgtcaAATAAAAGTCCAGTACAGAGGTTCATATCTTAAACTGGGGCCTGTTCCTCGTAGGTGGATACCTGAGTTGGCTTGATGGTTTTTATTGCTAATTGTAACCCCTGCTGTGATTTTCTTTCCCTatattaaaaactttaaattgcCTCCATTTGAaatgttatataaataataaataaatcttgcCCTGATTAAAGAAAACAGGTCACTATGTTCAAAAGCGCAGCCACATTCAAAATTagagtgatgatgatgatgaaaactttaaataataaataggcGAAACCCCCATATGTGAAATCATTTCAACTTTCAATTGACTGAAGATAAATTTAACCAGGAAAGATTAATTCTGATATTTTAATGGggagcacaaaacacacatggtTGAAACAGTCAATCTGAGTGACTTTAAGAAATTATAGGTAAATCACAGTATATAAGTAAGATTAATAATGACTGACCTCAGTTTGCTACAAATTTggtcatttgtttgtttctgtcttccaTTCTCCTTGCGTTtctatttcaaaacaaaagctcactgatactagggctgcaactaacgactcCTTTCATTGTcgtttattatgtttattatgtCTAAAAAATGACAAggaatggtgaaaaatgtcagtgtttccccaaAAACCAAGATGTCgttctcaaatgtcttgttttgtccacaaccgaAAGATATCCAGTTTAATGACATAAAGGAGTAAAGAAACGAGAAAATATTCGCATAAGAAGatgaaatcagagaattttgactttttttctctccgaaacaaaagaaattcaaactgattaataaaatatttggcagttattttaatagttgacaacgaatcgattaatcgttgcagctctaactGCACTTTAAGACAACTTCATCTAAGATTAACAAATGTTAGCTGGACAAGAATTAACAGGATTGTTTTGCTTACATAATCCCAGCCTGGATTAATGAAGCCATATTTGAACATGGTCAAAACGTTACTGTAATCaatccacacaaatgtataagccagaaaaataaagaacagaCATCTGTAGcacttaaacatttattatcaAGATAAATTTGACACTAGTGATATAGACTTTAGATCATATTGTCGAGCTGTAGTTGACAGCCTTCATATCATCTGGTTCTACAGGAGGGGGGACCTACCAAGTACCAACATGTCGAGCAAAAGGGCCAAGGGAAAGAACACCAAGAAGCGTCCCCAGCGCGCCACCTCCAATGTATTTGCTATGTTTGACCAGTCTCAAATCCAGGAGTTCAAGGAGGCCTTTAACATGATCGACCAAAACCGGGATGGTTTTATTGACAAAGAAGACCTTCATGACATGCTGGCCTCATTAGGTAAAACTTAACAGTTAGTTAAGACATAAAAtattacaagtaaatgtcctgttcTCAAAACAGTACTAAATGCTGTTTGTTCAAGTAACAAATGAGTAGTAATTTAACAAAGATTAGAGATGAAACTAGGCAGAAACATATCAACACCCGTTTTTGTAAAGCCAACATGCTCTCAGCATGGGTAGTGGGTGAGCTTGAGTGTAATAAATCCTCATTACTGTGAACATTTCCCAGGAAAGAACCCCACTGATGAGTACCTGGAGGCAATGATGAATGAAGCGCCAGGCCCAATCAACTTTAccatgtttctgaccatgttCGGGGAGAAACTGAACGGCACAGATCCCGAGGATGTGATCCGTAACGCTTTTGCCTGCTTTGACGAGGAGGGCACCGGTGAGTTCAAGCTTTCTATACATGTGTGAGCTTTGTATACTGTGATCTGTATCTCGCAGCGCCATTTCTCAATGTCTCCGGACCCAAAGCTGTCAgggcatgtttgtgttttattaaaagtgTACTGGAAAGATCTAATTGCAGCTTTAACTAATTTCCGTTTGTGAATTAAGGACTTAAAAATGTGAATGCATTCATTTGGTTGACTTTGAGCATTCAACCGTTTCAATTAatgcatacatttttttaagtCCTTCATTAATAGATCTTTCCAGTATGGTTTATGCTGAAATTTTCTTTAATTACGAGTGAATCAttttcttaaaaatataaaattgtgaaagattataaaaaatgaatgtgttggGGGGTGTTTAGATGGGAAACATCCATTTAGTCACAAGGTGACGTCAAAGAAAGAAATTTAAGTTTTATGTCAATTACAGAGTCAGCAAACTGAAGTCTTTAATTGAATAATGACTTAAATGGTTGATCTGGTATTTAAATTGTTTGGCAATCCGTTTCCTGTTAATACACTAGTAATTTAAGTTAATTTGGTGTGCTTGTTTTATTGATAATAGCAGAAACCTGGTGTGCATGGGGGTCGTTTTCCTCCTTTTCAattggaaataaaaaatgtcttctCCAACAGGTGTGATCCAGGAGGAGTACCTGCGGGAGCTGCTCACTACGATGGGCGACAGGTTTACAGATGAAGAAGTGGACGAGCTCTTCCGAGAGGCGCCCATCGACAAGAAAGGCAACTTCAACTATGTAGCATTCACGCGCATACTGAAGCACGGCGCAAAGGACAAAGATGATTAGAAACAGAAGCAGCTCTGGACAAGGCTTATTCTGTAAATCGTGTGTATATTTAATGGGTTTCCACTTAGTACAGCTATATACTGTTATTTGGCTCATGACAAGCTTCACTGTGGTATAGCTCACTGAAGGTCATTTGTTTAAGCTGCTTGTTGGACCATACCTCTGGACCCGCCTCCCCCCGCTCCAACAGCCTTTACTCTCAAAGCTCATTTGCACATCTGTGAAAACACCACTAAAGGGTCTGTATAAGCTAGTGAAGATGTATGAGAAAGACCTTCATGGATAAAGCCGGAAATAAACAAGGAGTATATTATTGTGGCTGGTTTGGTTTGACtaattcatttatatatattttttttaggaAATTAAAGTTTTGAGATGAATTTGTGTTGAGATGAATCACCGATGCTCTATT
This genomic window contains:
- the myl12.2 gene encoding myosin, light chain 12, genome duplicate 2 isoform X1; this translates as MVPLHQPVESADIWRGDLPSTNMSSKRAKGKNTKKRPQRATSNVFAMFDQSQIQEFKEAFNMIDQNRDGFIDKEDLHDMLASLGKNPTDEYLEAMMNEAPGPINFTMFLTMFGEKLNGTDPEDVIRNAFACFDEEGTGVIQEEYLRELLTTMGDRFTDEEVDELFREAPIDKKGNFNYVAFTRILKHGAKDKDD
- the myl12.2 gene encoding myosin, light chain 12, genome duplicate 2 isoform X2; the encoded protein is MSSKRAKGKNTKKRPQRATSNVFAMFDQSQIQEFKEAFNMIDQNRDGFIDKEDLHDMLASLGKNPTDEYLEAMMNEAPGPINFTMFLTMFGEKLNGTDPEDVIRNAFACFDEEGTGVIQEEYLRELLTTMGDRFTDEEVDELFREAPIDKKGNFNYVAFTRILKHGAKDKDD